The Nitrosomonadales bacterium nucleotide sequence GCGCCTCGATCGCATCGGCCACCTCCGGCTTCTCGCCGTCGTGCAGCGCGTAGTAACGGCCCATGATGCCCTGCAGTTCCGGGAACTCGCCGACCATGTCGGTCAGCAGGTCGGCCTTGGACAGCCGCGCCGCCAGTTCCGCGTCCGCTTTGTCCGCATCCAGCAGGCGCGCGATGGTGCCGGCCAGTGTCTCGATACGCTCGACGCGCTGCAGTTGCGAACCCAGCTTGTTGTGGTACACCACGTTGGCGAGCTTGTCGACACGAGACTCCAGCGGCTTCTTGCGATCCTGGTCGAAGAAGAACTTCGCGTCGGCCAGGCGCGGACGCACCACGCGCTCGTTGCCACCGACCACCAGGCTCACATCCGCAGGGCGAATATTCGACACGATCAGGAATTTGTTGGTCAGCTTGCCCCCCGCATCCAGTAGCGGGAAATACTTCTGGTTCGCCTTCATGGTCAGGATCAGGCATTCCTGCGGCACCTCCAGGTATTCGGCTTCGAACGTGCCAACCAGCACATTGGGGCGCTCGACCAGCGCGGTCACCTCGTCCAGCAAGGCTTCGTCCTCGATCGGCTTGAGGTTTTCCTGTGCAGCAGCAGCGGTGAGTTGCCTGGCGATCTCGGCGCAGCGCTTCTCAAAGGACGGGATCACCGCGCCTTCGCTTTCCAGTTGCGCCTCGTAGCTGTCGGCATCCTTCAATACCACCTGCGCAACGTCGGCCTCGAAACGGTGGCCCTGCGTGGCGCGCCCGGCATTCAGGCCCAGCACGCTGACCGGCACCTCGTCGGCACCGTGCAAGGCGACCAGCCCATGCGCGGGTCGCACGAAACTCACGCTGTTCCAGCCGTCCTCGAGCTGGTAGCTCATCACCTTGGCGATCGGCAGTTTAGCGAGTGTTTCTTCCAGCGCCTTCTGCAGGCCTTCCGCCAGTGTTGCACCCTTCACGATGCTGTCGAAGAACAGCGCCTCCGCCTTGCCGTCCTGCGCACGCTTCAGCTTAGTCACGACCGACGCATCGGCTCCCAAGCCGGCGAGTTTCTTCAGCAATGCGGGCGTAGCCTGCCCGTTCGCATCCAGCCCCACCGCCACCGGCATCAGCTTCTGCGACACCGGCTTGTCCGGCGCCTGCGTCGCCACGTCCGCGACATGCACCCCGAGACGGCGCGGTGACGCATAAGAAGTAATGGCCGCCCCATCGGCAACCAGTCCCTGCGACCGCAAACCCGCAACCAGTTCCCCGGCAAAACTTTCGCCCAGCCTCTTCAGCGACTTCGGCGGCAGTTCCTCGACGAACAATTCGACTAATAAATTTCTGCTGGTCATGCTCAAACCTCGTCATTCCCGCGCAGGCGGGAATCCAGTTGATTCAACGAATCCCGCAACGCGGGACAATGCTGGTTTTGTCCGCTGCGCGGAAGATTTATTTTCGCTGGATTCCGGGTCAAGCCCGGAATGACGGCATGGATGGCTCTCATGCTATGCGGCCTCCTTCTGCAACTTGGCCAGCACTTCATCGGCCCATGCTTTCGGCGCCATCGGGAAGCCGAGACGGGCGCGGCTGTCGAGGTAACTCTGCGCGACGCTGCGCGCAAGGTTGCGGATGCGGCCGATGTAGGCGGCGCGTTCGGTGACGGAGATCGCGCCGCGAGCGTCCAGCAGGTTGAACGTATGTGCCGCTTTCAGCACCTGCTCGTAAGCAGGCAGTGCCAGCTGCTGTTCCATCAGATGCTTCGCCTGTTTCTCGTGGCTGCCGAACGCGCCGAGCAGGAATTCCACATCGCTATGCTCGAAGTTATAAGTGGATTGCTCCACTTCGTTCTGGTGATACACGTCACGATAGCTGACGCCCGGCGTCCAGGTCAGGTCGAACACGTTCTCCACGCTCTGCAGGTACATCGCCAACCGCTCCAGTCCGTATGTGATCTCGCCGGTGATCGGCTTGCAGTCGATGCCGCCGACCTGCTGGAAATAAGTGAACTGCGTCACTTCCATGCCGTTCAGCCAGACTTCCCAGCCCAGCCCCCACGCACCCAGCGTCGGGTTCTCCCAGTCGTCCTCGACGAAGCGGATATCGTTCTGCTTGAGGTCGAACCCGAGCGCCTCCAGCGAGCCGAGATACAGATCGATGATGTTGGCCGGCGCCGGTTTCAACACCACCTGGAACTGGTAGTAATGCTGCAGCCGGTTCGGGTTATCGCCATAGCGTCCATCCTTGGGGCGGCGCGAAGGCTGCACGTAAGCCGCCTTCCACGGCTCCGGGCCCAGTGCGCGCAAAAACGTGGCGGTATGCGACGTGCCCGCGCCGACCTCCATGTCGTAAGGTTGCAGCAGTGCGCAGCCCTGTTTGTCCCAGTAATTCTGTAGCGTCAGGATGATTTGCTGAAAGCTGGGCTTGCCCAGCTTTGGTGAAGACTCATACCCGTTTTTAGGCGTGATGTCGGATCCAGAGGTTTGCATTATTCAGTTTTCGGCGATTGCAGGAGCGCGCATTTTACCGTTTTTCGTCTCTTCCCGTTAGGTCGATAAGTCTCAGCTTGGCAACGCGCGGCATCCCCTTGATTACCCTTTCACGCTTCAGTGCGCCAGACTTGTCGGGACACGCCTCGGCGTACACCATCGCCACCGGCAATCTTGCGCGCGTATATTTCGATGCCGTTCCGGCATTGTGCGCAACGATGCGCCTGTCGAGGTTGTTGGTGATGCCGCAGTACAGGGTGTCGTCGGCGCAGCGCAACAGGTAACAGAACCAGTTCACCCCCCCCTCTCCCCTACCCCTCCCCCCGCGAGGGGGGAGGGGCTGTATTGCCCTCTCCCGCAAGCGGGAGAGGGAATGCTTTGCGGCGCACCCAGGCATAGGCCAGCATCAGCGCGATCAGCAGCATCACGGCAACATTTCCCCAGCGCACGTATGGCGTCATGCCCTGATAGCCTTGCGCCGCGCCAAGCAGCACGCCTTCCCGATGTTGCGGCAGTTGTTGCAATACCCTGCCGTCTGCACCGATGATGGATGTGACACCGGTATTGGTGGCGCGCAGTAGCATGCGACCGCTTTCCAGCGCGCGCATCTGCGCGATCTGGTTATGCTGTTCCGCTGCATGCGAATGGCCGTACCATGCATCGTTGGTGACGTTCACCAGCAGCGTGGCCTGCGGCAGGGCGCGGATGATCTCCTCACCGAACGCGTCCTCATAGCAGATGTTGGCCGCAACACGCTGTCCGGCCACTTCCAGCGGCGGTTGACGCATGCCGCCGCGACCCAGATCGCCCATCGGGATGTCGAGCACGCCGTTGATGAACCAGCCGATGAGCGGGCGCAGCGGGATGAATTCGCCGAACGGTACCAGATGCTGCTTGCGGTAGTGCTGTTCATCCGCCATGCCCAGCGTGAACACGCTGTTGTAATAGATGCCGTTGTCGCGCTCGAAGGCGCCGATCAGCATGTCTCCGCCGTTCTGCCGGGCGTGCTTGCGCAACTGTTCGAGCAGGGCGCCGGGCATCTCGTGGCGCAGCAGCGGCAGCGCGGTCTCGGGCAGCACGGTGAGGCGCGCGTCGCTTTGCAGCGCCAGACGGCGATAGGTTTCCAGCGTGCCGACCAGCGCTTCTTCGTTGAACTTGAGATCCTGCGCGATGTTGCCCTGCACCAGCGCGACGCTGACCGGTCCGCCCGCAGGCTGCGTCCACGGTACGGCACGCAACAGCGCCCCGGTTCCCCACAATACTGCCAATGCCAGCAGCGCGGCACGCCCAAGCCTGTTCCAGCGTTCCAGCCATAGCATCGCAAGCAACCCGGCGCTCACCGCTGCTACCAGCGACACGCCATACACACCCAGCAGCGGCGCGTATCCCGCCAGCGGGCTGTCCGAATGAGCATAGCCCAGGGTCAGCCACGGGAATCCGGTAAAGATCATGCCGCGCAGCCATTCCACGGACACCCAGGCCGCCGGCATCAGCAGGACGAGCGCCGCAGGCGCAGGAATGCCGTACGTTGCATCCGGTCTGGCGCGCCTCGATTCTTCCGGGCTCCTGAACCATGTGCCGTTCAACAAGGGAAAGCGCGCCTGCGCATAACAGGCCAGCGAGGGGAACAGCGCGAGGAAAGCCGCGAACAGCAAGGTGGCTGGCAGCGCCAGCAGCATCGGCATGTCGCCGTAATCGTGCAGCGCGACATAGATCCAGCCGATTCCGGCAACGAACAACCCCAGTCCGAAGGCAAACCCCAGGCGCGCCGCCTCGGTTGGAGTGGCTGCGCGCAGCAGCACGAACAGCACGGCAAGCGCGAGCACCGGGAGCGGGAAAATGCCGAACGGCGCGAAGCCGGTCACGCAAAGCGCTCCTGCGGCACAGGCTGCGATCAGGGATTGATATGTCTTGAACATCGAATGAAGCGATCCGCGAGAGAGGCGCAAAGAATAACCGATTCCGTCCCGGGCGGCATTTGTGATTAAATCGCCGCCCGAACCAATGAATCTGTCCCCGCCCCATGGAAAAAGTCCGCCTGTCCAAACGCATGTCCGAACTCGGACTGTGCTCGCGCCGCGAAGCCGACGTCTATATCGAGAAAGGCTGGGTGGAAGTCGATGGCGAAACGGTCAGCGAACTGGGCAGCAAGGTCTACCCGCACCAGCAAGTGACGTTGCGCACCGCCGCGCAGCATACCCAGCAACAGCGCGTGACCATACTGATCAACAAGCCCATCGGTTACGTATCGGGACAGGCTGAGCACAACTACAAACCTGCCAGCGTACTGTTCGAGGCGGCGAACCACTGGAAGGAAGATGGCTCACCGCTACGCTTCCATCGCAGCCAACTCATCGGCCTCGCCCCGGCGGGCCGGCTGGACATCGATTCGCAAGGCCTGCTGGTACTCACCCAGGATGGCCGTGTCGCCAAACGGCTGATCGGCGAGGACTCTCCCGTGGACAAGGAATACCTGGTACGCGTGCAGGGCAAGCTGGATGACAGCGGGCTGGCCCTGCTCAACCACGGGCTGAAACTGGATGGCGCTTACCTGAAACCCGCCAAGGTGACCTGGCAGAATGAAGACCAGCTACGTTTCGTGCTGCACGAAGGAAAGAAGCGCCAGATACGCCGCATGTGCGAACTGGTCGGGCTGAAAGTGAGCGGCCTGAAACGCATCCGCATCGGCAAGGTAAAACTGGGCAATCTTCCGCTCGGACAGTGGCGCTATCTGGGAGAGAACGAGCAGTTCTGATCCCCCCTCCGCTAAGCGGCAGGCTCGGTCTTTTTGCGTTCCACCAGCAGCGAATACAGCCTGCGGCTATCCGCGCGCAACACGGTGAACGTCATGTCCCCGATCTGGATATGTGCGCCATGCCTGGGCAGTTGCCCGGCGGCTTTCAGCACCAGTCCACCCACCGTGTCATATTCTTCGTCGCTGAATTCCGTTCCGAGTACTTCATTGAAATCCACTATCTCGGTGTCGGCCTTGACGCGATACATGCCCGCGCCGTCCGGAATGATATTGTCCTCATCCTCGTCGAAGTCGTATTCATCCTCGATATCGCCGACGATCTGCTCCAGCACGTCCTCTATCGTCACCATGCCGGACACGCCGCCGTATTCATCCACGACCAGCGCGATGTGATTGCGGTTGCTGCGAAAGTCGCGCAACAGCACGTTGAGACGCTTCGCTTCCGGCACGAATACCGCAGGCCGCAACATGTCGCGCACATCGAATTCCTCTCCCGCGTAATAGCGCAACAGGTCTTTCGCCAGCAGGATGCCGATGATGTTGTCCTTGTCGCCGTCCACTACCGGAAAACGCGAGTGTGCGGTTTCGATAACGAAAGGAATGAATTTTTCCGGCGACTCGCTGATGTCGATGACATCCATTTGCGCGCGCGGGATCATGATCTCGCGCACCTGGCGCTCGGAGACCTGCATCACGCCTTCCATCATCGACAACGCCTCCGCGTCCAGCAGGTTGCGCTCATAGGCCGAATGCAGCAGTTCGATAAGCTGTTCGCGGTCTTCGGGCTCGCGAAGCAGCAACGTGGAAAGACGCTCCAACAGGGTGGGCTTGCTACTCTCTGAATCGTCCATATTCGTATTGCTTAATTCACCTGGTAAGGATCGGGGTAGCGCAATTTTAGCATCAGTGCGGTTTCCATGGCCTCCATTGCGGCGGCTTCGCTGTCTTCATCATGTTCGTACCCCTGCAGGTGCAGCGCAGCGTGAATGGCCAGATGCGCATAATGCGCAAGCAACTCCTTGTTCTGCCCGGCGGCCTCCCTCTCCACCACCGGTGCGCAGATCGCCACATCGCCGGTTAACACGTCTCCATCGTCGTACACGAAGGTCAGCACGTTGGTCGCGTAATCCTTGCCGCGATAAGCCCTGTTCAATTCCCGCCCCTCCGCCTCGTCGACGATGCGCAGCGTCATGCGTGCATCGCGCTGCAAGGCGGCCGATATCCAGCGGCGCCATTGCGCGCGCGTCGGCAATTGCCGCGCATCGCTTGCATATTGCACGGACAGGGAAAGTTTATGTGTTCTTTTTCCGGTCATGATGCTCATAGGCGGTAACAATCTTCTGCACCAGCGGATGGCGCACCACATCCTCGGCCATGAAATCGCTGAACACGATGCCGCGCACCTCTTTCAGCACATCGCGCGCCTCAACCAGTCCGCTCTTTTGCCCGCGCACCAGGTCGATCTGGGTGACATCGCCGGTGATCACCGCCTTGCTGCCGAAACCGATGCGGGTCAGGAACATCTTCATCTGCTCGGGCGTGGTGTTCTGCGCCTCGTCGAGAATGATGAAGGAGTGGTTCAGCGTGCGCCCGCGCATATAGGCCAGCGGCGCAATCTCGATCACGCCGCGCTCGAATGCGCGACTGACTTTTTCCATTCCCATCAGATCGTACAGCGCATCATACAAAGGACGCAGATAAGGATCGACCTTCTGCGCCAGATCACCCGGCAGGAACCCCAGTTTTTCGCCGGCTTCCACGGCCGGCCGCACCAGCACCAGACGACGCACCGTTTCGCGCTGCAACGCATCCACTGCACAGGCCACGGCCAGATAGGTCTTGCCGGTTCCCGCAGGGCCGACGCCAAATGTGATGTCATGTTCCTGGATCGCCTGCAGATAAGCATTCTGGCGCGGGGTGCGCCCCCTGATCTCTGCTTTGCGCGTCATCAGCAGCGGCACGAAATCGCCGGATGGCGGCGCCTCGGCATGCCACTTCATCGCCTCGATCAGGCCGAGCTGCAGACGTTCCAGCGTGATGTCGTTTCTGGCGTCGCGGTAAAAATCCTGCAATACCTTGCGTGCCAGTTCAGCCTGCGCGCCCTGCACGCTGAAATGTTCACCGCGCCGCGCGATGCCAACTTCCAGCGCGTTCTCGATCTGACGCAGGTTCTCGTCGAACGGGCCGCACAGGTGGGCCAGCCGCTGGTTATCCACCGGATCCAAGGCAAACTGCAAAGGCTGTGCGGGCTCGTTCACTGTGCCTCCCGAAGCAGCTCGCCACGCAGCGTGTGTCGCACCACCTCGACGATCCGCACGTCGACGAAGCGTCCGATCATGCCCGGCGAGCCGCGAAAATTCACGATGCGGTTATTGTCGGTACGCGCAGCCAGTTCCTGCACGTTTTTCTTCGACACACCCTCGACCAGTACGCGCTGTAGCGTGCCAAGCATGGACTGATTAACCTGGCGCTCCAGTTCGTCGATGCGCGTCTGCAGGCGCGCCAGCCGCGCCGATTTCACTTCCGCAGGGGTTTCGTCCGGCAATTCGGCCGCCGGGGTGCCGGGGCGCGGGCTGTAGACGAAGCTGAAACTGACGTCGAAACCGACATCGTCGATCAGTTGCATCGTCGCATCGAAATCCTGCTCGGTCTCGCCGGGGAAACCGACGATAAAATCCGATGAGATGCAGATATCCGGGCGTACTGCGCGCAGCCGGCGCACGATGGATTTGTATTCCAGTGCTGTGTACCCGCGCTTCATCGCCGCGAGAATGCGGTCGGAACCGGACTGTACCGGCAGGTGCAGATGGCTGACCAGCTTGGGGGTGTCCGCATATGCATCGATCAGGCGTTGCGTCATTTCCCTGGGATGCGAAGTGGTATAACGCAACCGCTCGACGCCATCCAGCGCTGAGATGGCTTGCAGCAGAAAGGCGAAATCCACCGTGTCACCATCCTCAGTCTCGCCACGGTAGGCATTCACATTCTGCCCGAGCAGCGTGACCTCCTTCACCCCCTGCGCAACCAGCTCCCGCACATCGCGCATCACACTTTCCAGCGGGCGCGACACTTCCTCGCCACGCGTATAAGGCACCACACAGAACGTGCAATACTTGCTGCACCCCTCCATGATGGAAACGAAAGCTGCGCCGGATGACGTTTGCGGGGATGGCAAATGATCGAATTTTTCGATTTCCGGAAAGCTGATGTCCACCTGAGCACGGCCTGTGTCGCGCCGCGCACGGAACAATTGCGGCAAACGATGCAAGGTCTGCGGGCCGAACACCACATCCACATAAGGCGCTCGTTGCACGATCACCTCGCCTTCCTGACTGGCCACACATCCGCCCACCCCGATCAGCAGATCAGGATTGGACAACTTGAGCGGGCGCACGCGCCCCAGGTCGGAAAACACCTTGTCCTCGGCTTTTTCACGGATCGAACAGGTATTGAACAGGATCACGTCGGCCTCTTCAGGCCGGTCGGTCAGCACCATTCCCTCGCAGGCGCGCAACACATCTGCCATTTTGTCCGAGTCGTACTCGTTCATCTGGCAGCCATAGGTTTTGATATAGAGCTTTTTAGACACGTTATGATGATACCGGATAATCAAATAACTTCTTGTCGGCACCGGAGCGGCATGGCAACCTGATTTTTCAATCTCCCTGCTCAAGTTGCGTGTAATCCCGACAAAAAAACTTGTATAATTCGAAAAGTTTCAGTCGACTATTTTAAATAGCCGAGTTCAATAACAACAACACTCAGGGAAAGAAACGAAATGGACATCATCGCTACTGTAGCATCCCTCTTCACCGTACTGCTCTCGGCCGGTTTTGCCGTGTGGATGGTAACTCAGGCTTTCAAAAACTGATAAACGGCATGTGAAGGGCGGATGATTACCGCCCCCGCCGTTTAAAATTCCCGACTCTCCTCCCCCTTGTCTGCGCTTTAACGCGCCGGGCTTGTCTTGCCGTGGCACAATTGTTTGACACAAAAAAAATTTGTGCTACGATTCGTCCGGTCGTTTTGTTGTTATGTTCAACCTAAATTCTCTCGGGAGGAGAAAACATGTCAATTATCGCCACAGTTTGTGCAGTCGGCACCATGATCATAGCCGTTCTGTTTTCCCTGTTCATGGTCAAAGAACTGTTCAAGTAATCCGGCTTTAACGCTGCAAACAAAAAACTCCAGCCTGTCTGGAGTTTTTTTATTCATATCCGCATAAGATTTGCACCGCACCGAGACGTTTCAAGGCAATCCCACCTGAAAAATACTTTCGATAGTGAACGGGCGTAACTTATTCAACAAAAAGCCCCGATTAACGGGGCTTTTCTTTACTGCATTTGGTGGTGATAGGTGGATTTGAACCACCGACCTCAGCGTTATGAGTGCTGCGCTCTAACCACCTGAGCTATATCACCGCGAAGAGCGCGGCATTCTCCAGATTTCAGCCTGTTTTGTCAATCCAGAATCCGGCCACCGCGTTCGTGAAAGGCTATTTACCCTCCAGCAACTTGGCATGTGCAGCCGCCAAACGGGCGATCGGCACACGTGGCCCGGAACATGAAACATAGCTGAGTCCAACCTGGTGGCAAAAACGGATCGAAGCGGGATGACCGCCGTGTTCGCCGCAAATGCCAACCTTCAGACCGGGCTTCACTTCACGCCCCCACCCCACGGCCAACTCCATCAATTTACCGACACCGTGCGAGTCGAGCACTTCGAACGGATTGTCCTGCAAAATACCGACCTCGTTGTACATGGGCAGGAATTTGTTCTCCGCATCTTCGCGCGAGAACGAGAACGTGGCCTGCGTCAGATCGTTGGTGCCGAAGCTGAAGAATTCGACCTCTTCGGCCAGCGTACCCGCTCGCATGCAAGCGCGCACAACCTCTATCATCGTCCCGAACTTGAAGATCGGCGCGATGCCGGTTTCCTGCTCGACCTGCTTGCGGATGCTCTCCACATTGGCGCGCACCGACTTGAGCTCCTGCGCAGTACACACTTGCGGCACCATGATCTCGGGATGCACCTCGACACCATCCTTCTGGCACTGGCAGGCCGCCTCCAACACCGCACGTATCTGCATCGCGTAAATCTCTGGGAAAGTAATGCCGAGGCGCACGCCGCGATGCCCCAGCATCGGGTTCACCTCGAACAGGGCGCGCACCTTCCTGAGGATCGCCTCTTTCTTCTCGATCGCTTCATCGACCAACGACGAATCGGCGACTATATGTACTTGAGGCAAGCCGCCTTCCGGAACGCCCCCCGGATAGAGCAAACTGATGGTATCCGCCAGAATCTCCGCGCCGCGCATGGAATTGCGCAAATGACGAAGCTGCTCCAGATCCGAGAGCAATTGCTGTTCGGACGGCAGAAACTCGTGGATCGGCGGATCAAGCAGGCGCACCGTCACGGAATTCGGCGACATCGTCTTGAACAGCTCGATAAAGTCCTTGCGCTGGATCGGCAACAGTTTGTCCAGCGCAGCCTGACGCTGCTCGACCGTTTCGGAAACAATCATCTCCAGCACGATAGGCAGGCGGTCAGAGGCATTGAACATGCGTTCCGTACGACACAGTCCGATGCCCATCGCGCCATATTTCAGGGCGCGTCTCGCATCTTCTGGAATATCCGCATTGGCCATGACCTTCAGGCGCGCCTCCGCATCCGCCCAGGAAAGCAGGGTGACGAGCTGGTCGGTGAATTCGGCCTCCACGGTAGGTACTTCGCCGAGATAGACATTGCCCGATGTGCCGTCAATGGTAAGGATATCGCCTTCCTTGACGACAACATCGCCGATGTAAGCGCGACGCGCTTGCACATCCACTTCGATCCCTTCCGCGCCGGCGACACAGGGTTTTCCCATGCCGCGCGCGACCACCGCAGCATGGCTGGTCTTGCCGCCACGGCTGGTCAGGATGGCTTGCGAGGCGAAGAATCCATGGATGTCCTCCGGCTTGGTTTCCTCGCGCAGCAGGATGACTCGCTTGCCGGTCTTGCCCTGCGATTCGGCACGGTCCGCATCGAACACGACATGGCCGAAAGCGGCGCCCGGACTGGCGGGCAAACCATTGGCCAGCGGCTGCACATTCGCTCTGGGATCAAGGCGCGGGAACAGCATCTGCTCCAGCGATTCCGGATTGATGCGCAGCAATGCGCGTTCCTTGGAGATCAGACCTTCCTCGACCATCTCGACCGAGGTACGCACCATCGCCTGCGTGTTCATCTTGCCATTGCGCGTCTGCAGGCAATAAAGCACGCCCTTCTCGATGGTGAACTCGAAATCCTGCACCTCGGAATAATGACGCTCCAGTTTGTTGCGGAGCTCTTCCAGTTGGCGATGGAGATCGGGCATCTCTTCCGCCATCTGCGCGATCGGTTTGGGTGTGCGTATGCCTGCCACCACGTCCTCGCCCTGCGCGTTGACCAGATATTCACCATAAAGCAGGTTCTCGCCGGTAGCTGGATTACGGGTAAATGCGACACCGGTGGCCGAATCATTGCCGCGATTGCCGAACACCATGGTGCAAACGTTGACCGCCGTGCCGTTGGCCATGTCAGGAGTGATATTGAACTCACGGCGGTAATCGACAGCGCGCTTGCCCGACCACGAATTGAACACGGCCTTGATCGCCAACTCGAGCTGCTCATAAGGGTCGTCCGGGAAACCCCGACCGGTATGGGATTTGACCACCTCCAGGAAGATTTCCGTCACTTCTTTCAGATTCTCTGCCGAGAGCGCAACATCCTCCTTGGCGCCTTCGCGCTTCTTGATCGCCTCGAAAGGCTCGTCAAACAGGACATCGGGGATGCCCAGCGCAACCTTTCCGAACAACTGGATGAAACGGCGGTATGCATCATAAGCAAAGCGCTCGTCACCGGTCTGCTCGATTTCGCCTTGCAGCGTATCTTTGTTCATACCCAGGTTCAGGATGGTGTCCATCATACCCGGCATGGACATGGCGGAACCGGAACGTACCGACACCAGCAGCGGATTATGCGCATCGCCGAACCCCTGGCCGGTTTTCTTCTCCAGCGCCCCCATCTGCTCCCTGACTGCATCCATCAGACCGTTCGGCAGGGTTCGCCCTGCATCCAGATAAGACAGGCATGCTTCGGTCGTGATCGTGAAACCCGGCGGAACGTTCAGACCGATCTGCGTCATCTCACACAGGTTTGCGCCTTTGCCGCCCAACAGCATTTTATTTTTTCCGTCGCCCTTCTCGAAGGCATAGACAAATTGATTACCGTTCTTCATTTGAAACTCCACTCGATCTACTAAAAAACACGTGCCGGGCTATCGGCAGCGCATGTTTTTATGCGCTGGCCACTGACTTCACCCCCCGGGCATTACGGCAGGATACTCGCGCACGGAACGTTCTTCAACTCGCTTCCGGAGAAATCCTTCTTGATTGCAGCCAATCTGGCGATGGTTACCGCGTCTGGATTGTTCAATACGAACACGGTGGACTTGAGTTTGCTGGCACGCTCGCCGATCTTGGCGGTACGCACATCCTTGCCACTCAACTCCTCGAGAAATTTTCGTGCCGCCTCCTCGGTCTTGAACACGCCAAGCGAAATCGTGTTCAGCCATTGCCCCTCTTCCTGCACCACGAAATACTCGTCAACTTTTCGCGCCTTGAGTTGCAAAATCTTCTGATCCACTGCAGCCTTGTCCTGTAGCGGCCCCATATATACCCAATATCCGATGTTGCGCTCGATCTGGCGCTGACCCAATTTATCGCCCAGCTTCAGGCCGGCCAGAACCGTTGTGGCGCGCGTCAGGTCGGCCCCGGAAAAATCGCCCCACTCCACGCACATCCCTTCTTTTGACTCGACCTTGGGTGATGCCGCTGCGGCAGAAGTGGCCGCCGTCTCCGGCACAATGACGGGCGTGACAATGGTTACCGCCGCAACGGCGGCGCTCTTCGGCATCTCCAGCAAGCGTATTTTTTCCTCGTGCAATGCGGGCAGGGTCTGCACTTCCCTCTCGTCGGAAAATTTGAACCATCCCTGTTGCATGGCTGCAAAAAAGAACACGTTCGCCAACAGCAAAATCCAGAATATCGTTCTCATCACTCACCCGCTTCCCGTGCGATCACCAGCAATCCCTGCAAGACGAGATTATCCACGAGACGCAACTTCGCGTTAAGCCGCCCCCGCGCCAGATACGACTGCAACGTTCCTGCCGAGCCGCCGCTCAATATCACCGGCACCCGCTCGTCTTCGAGCAGCGCATATTGCCGCTCTATCGCCCCACAGGCGGCCTGGATGGCGCCACTCAACAGCGCATCCGCGGTATCGAGCGGGAACGCCGCATAGGCGCCGCCTGCCCGGTCCAGTTGCGCCGGCAGGTCGGTCAGGCCGCGCTGCATCAGCTCCAGGCCCGGCAGGATCAACCCGCCGAGGAATCTCCCATTACCGGACAGGGCGTCCACCGTAATCGCGGTACCGCAATTCACCACCAGACAGCTACCACCCA carries:
- a CDS encoding SPOR domain-containing protein, producing the protein MRTIFWILLLANVFFFAAMQQGWFKFSDEREVQTLPALHEEKIRLLEMPKSAAVAAVTIVTPVIVPETAATSAAAASPKVESKEGMCVEWGDFSGADLTRATTVLAGLKLGDKLGQRQIERNIGYWVYMGPLQDKAAVDQKILQLKARKVDEYFVVQEEGQWLNTISLGVFKTEEAARKFLEELSGKDVRTAKIGERASKLKSTVFVLNNPDAVTIARLAAIKKDFSGSELKNVPCASILP
- a CDS encoding type III pantothenate kinase, with the translated sequence MRLLIDAGNTRIKWALVEGEEWLRNGALAVGDAVELRQRLDGLQGVQQIWASNVAGEAVAQHIRNIHPTRPELVRFIVSCGEQCGVSNGYAVPSRLGSDRWAALIAAWHLVGGSCLVVNCGTAITVDALSGNGRFLGGLILPGLELMQRGLTDLPAQLDRAGGAYAAFPLDTADALLSGAIQAACGAIERQYALLEDERVPVILSGGSAGTLQSYLARGRLNAKLRLVDNLVLQGLLVIAREAGE